The Synergistaceae bacterium genome window below encodes:
- a CDS encoding 4Fe-4S binding protein: MTRASLHAILLPVNSKKGDDRVFSWKRIRYGIMFGFLAYISWVGYQHQALGGGKGGVPTVDALCPFGGLETIHSWLTSGEWLRRTAPSSLVLFVIVAVVTLLLGRVFCGTICPLGSIGEFSNLAARRLGIRRMELPPALDRGMRLLKYFTLCMILYATWTTGTLVWRDRADPWAAWMHLSSGWEEISSSPGGYIVLFFIVIGAGLFIERFWCRYLCPLGAALGILQKISPTKVARDKETCISCGKCDRSCPMGLSPMSVERVTSADCIACGRCVEECPVPGTLRFSTVGGRAMSALSVGLLGVTLYFAGYGASRLAGYWQTFAPAPVGLTQSGLRTTEVPQNPDELKGSFSLAEIASGYELELSSILEKADWPADVDASVKLRDAADSLGREPSDIRNAVKELLKGR; encoded by the coding sequence ATGACACGCGCCTCCCTGCATGCTATTCTTTTGCCGGTAAATTCCAAAAAAGGGGATGATCGGGTGTTCTCATGGAAGCGCATCAGGTACGGCATCATGTTCGGTTTTCTGGCGTACATATCATGGGTAGGCTATCAGCACCAGGCGCTTGGCGGGGGGAAGGGCGGAGTGCCCACGGTAGACGCCCTCTGTCCCTTCGGCGGGCTGGAAACGATCCACAGCTGGCTGACGTCGGGCGAATGGCTAAGGCGAACCGCGCCCAGCTCGCTGGTGCTATTTGTCATAGTGGCTGTCGTCACTCTGCTGCTGGGCAGGGTCTTCTGCGGGACGATCTGCCCGCTGGGGAGCATCGGCGAGTTTTCAAACCTTGCCGCGCGAAGGCTTGGAATCCGTCGCATGGAGCTTCCTCCCGCCCTCGACCGGGGGATGAGGCTGCTGAAGTACTTTACCCTGTGCATGATCCTGTACGCGACCTGGACCACCGGCACTTTGGTCTGGCGCGACCGGGCCGACCCGTGGGCCGCGTGGATGCACCTGTCCTCCGGCTGGGAGGAGATCTCCTCTTCCCCGGGCGGCTACATCGTTCTCTTTTTCATCGTGATAGGAGCAGGACTCTTCATCGAGCGCTTCTGGTGCCGCTATCTCTGCCCCCTGGGCGCAGCGCTCGGTATTCTCCAGAAGATCAGCCCGACCAAGGTGGCCCGCGACAAGGAGACCTGCATCTCGTGCGGGAAGTGCGACCGATCCTGTCCGATGGGGCTTTCGCCCATGTCGGTCGAAAGGGTGACGAGCGCGGACTGCATCGCATGCGGCCGCTGTGTGGAGGAGTGCCCCGTGCCCGGGACCCTGCGCTTCTCGACGGTCGGCGGCAGGGCGATGTCCGCCCTGTCAGTGGGGCTGCTCGGCGTGACACTCTACTTCGCCGGCTACGGGGCATCGAGGCTGGCCGGTTACTGGCAGACGTTCGCTCCAGCTCCCGTTGGCTTAACTCAGTCCGGACTGCGGACGACCGAGGTACCTCAGAACCCGGACGAGCTCAAGGGAAGTTTTTCCCTGGCCGAGATAGCATCGGGATACGAACTCGAACTCTCCTCCATCCTCGAAAAGGCCGATTGGCCCGCCGACGTCGACGCTAGCGTAAAGTTGCGCGATGCGGCCGACTCGCTTGGGCGAGAACCCAGCGACATCCGAAATGCGGTGAAGGAGCTGCTGAAAGGGCGCTGA